A single Ptiloglossa arizonensis isolate GNS036 chromosome 2, iyPtiAriz1_principal, whole genome shotgun sequence DNA region contains:
- the Sec16 gene encoding endoplasmic reticulum export factor secretory 16 isoform X6: MSNPYRARPTRSRVDHSLGYGAHNQNAWNPMSRVQSELSSSDSTQHQPPIGNQTKQTNDPWNNSWNWDIDKQTDNQQQQQSPQQELQQQQQHYGPSYTNQGQLIPNSIQDHYYQNVNGSKSDLLNQNSMLDDNTPSTIGNRQPILNYSDSFTPYSNFVQYQQYPQPPRANSVKSGSANFDPAQWTNERQSQNIPYMQQGSGSIQNQNDQGMHPPPAGSNYPWHKPDQTNLMPTPNWQTHSSVSGHWQDPKMDKEVQKFDDMGNQCTLPSQQTRLNQLLPSSTENTNKEHSINDSNNWSNQMNISVSQLNHQTRESVLSNQSQQLPPNYNVNNEFNSWSQPVSADVLQQWKHPDDTHKSQWLQDQQENNNLPEQNIKQDNAGASVSNDWQQNSVASSHHSLPNISRVSEPGIEQEERKKSIPSLISNSMISKDSNIQAKTNISKPQVPDSRLNLSTTPETISTVTSCESVSIQENNDFNLVNDTLEWGRNISTEELPAKLEQLNIGNKQNKHLENQSELSEVHPIISGEGWNQNTASQNSTVPGNIPGLPSDYVTSGAENSHSIDSQGAISKENSTHNIYPATNIKSTDNIAQSGYDQWYNQNTLPRSLDNTWYSKDHARPPKEWSTEQTVENYEIIQQPSEFVNLEVVTPSLQERDIYGSRDSINKETLDNDPKPVMNPAKELTNVRDFRQEVNNIEVPSTQQLTRSHPPLQPEQVPDNYEFASNDRNTFLETGELTDSHQEHEPSPPSQDDENDEVPNDIPFLREVPGQSSSIDPRRNDPTGQEQNVQSVQRLSDPRRNDPSGQEQGIQLRNISERSERRDVPSGQERSVPLLSRAESDPLERRNDPSGRERSLPPQQSRNDPSGEERHQPQPQIMLESSETREVPGRGNDPEDPNQQTDEDLRQIPGGASPNEVAQSSDDRPNGRVVTGSQEVPLTGSTIQEQTSDLRNKREEAVGASIRESQGISTSTRRDSYEEDDEGSGNSRDDSRERRRDSSSERRRYEYERKNAYYDRDREFDDDYYYDRRRGAESDRPYNVRDDFDRREIPYREDDRKHHSRDDLDRHSREEMDRRSRGKDDLDERDARRRPDDRRRDRVDDGRRRDREVRDYDSRYSRDRDYLDRDRRRDDRRPRRYDEYDIRDPYYDDPYSRGSRPSSRSSYNDRDRAYYMRTRDPYYGYNGYPGYDYGVHYANNYYAYIENLRRTNPAAYSEWYHKYYANQHQQQHISRGVTNYSEDRASVHSGRSSCDERTTSDKRILGDMSLLEDSTTTSARMTPTKFSVSHTYGCFSIGSLIYVQPTYPTDGERAKVDIFRLDNLLLHDPIARDLRAHPGPLIKGVTHKKTIIEYCETKIKKAASNEELVDRASYILLYELMIMLIQQNGNVVGVDIAALLLRNKDAYPYDLNKQKSQDLGRRESVISQRSGVAGGDGIQDNQDSAEVSEKIENKPRKSIEQITDEFRNTLLYGLVQEALEYAMNEGLWGHALFLASKLDKRTHASVMTRFANSLPYHDPLQTLYQLHSGRVPAVVTGISDPRWDDWRPHLAMIISNTSANPEINRRSITTLGDTLSARGDIHAAHFCYILAQIDFGAYGANNVKLVLIGANHHKPYSAFLTTEAVMLTEIYEYARNLSEPGFTLVDLQTFKFDLVTKMVDHGLIEKALLYIEQIAVNIVNEPSKYKRSFIGAVYNLGDRIKYHDPVYKDSTDEAITLTWFNNLAEIVGKYHAGEIVENDTYGSQMKMESHNNLQNVEMYEIKQQQQQQQQQQQQQQQQQPQQQQQQQKPPPPQQWNPVQPEYREGPASMMEVTSTDVQSEWQPSSLPPTILDTYDQNMQYTRNNDESCQYQQPQQQDYWNQEPYYQNNYGKNDSTVTNWQQQSTHAMYSSEQSDIDHSQQQEKWNYERSICVYLSAVMNHTIHVRITLFSPFS, translated from the exons ATGAGT AATCCCTATAGAGCCAGACCAACTAGGTCTAGAGTAGATCATAGTTTAGGGTATGGAGCTCACAATCAAAATGCATGGAATCCAATGTCGAGAGTACAATCAGAACTATCATCAAGTGATTCCACTCAACATCAACCACCTATTGGAAATCAGACGAAACAAACAAATGATCCCTGGAATAATTCGTGGAATTGGGATATTGATAAACAAACAGATaatcagcaacaacaacaatcaCCTCAACAAGAGctacagcaacaacagcagcactATGGACCTTCGTATACGAATCAAGGGCAGTTGATACCCAATTCCATTCAGGATCATTATTATCAAAATGTTAATGGCAGCAAATCTGATTTACTTAATCAGAATTCTATGTTGGATGATAATACACCAAGTACAATTGGTAATAGGCAaccaattttaaattattctgaCTCTTTTACACCATACTCGAATTTTGTTCAATATCAACAATATCCACAACCACCTAGAGCTAATTCTGTTAAATCTGGATCTGCGAACTTTGATCCTGCTCAGTGGACAAATGAGCGACAGTCTCAAAATATTCCATATATGCAGCAGGGTTCTGGTTCTATACAGAACCAGAATGATCAAGGAATGCATCCTCCACCAGCTGGTAGCAATTATCCATGGCATAAGCCTGATCAAACAAATTTAATGCCAACTCCCAATTGGCAAACTCATAGCAGTGTGTCGGGACATTGGCAAGATCCAAAAATGGATAAAGAGGTGCAAAAGTTTGATGATATGGGTAACCAGTGTACACTGCCATCGCAACAAACTAGATTGAATCAGCTTCTTCCTTCTTCCACTGAGAATACTAACAAAGAACATTCCATCAATGATTCAAATAATTGGTCTAATCAAATGAATATATCAGTTTCTCAGTTGAACCATCAAACTCGTGAATCTGTGCTATCTAATCAAAGCCAACAATTACCACCAAATTATAATGTCAATAATGAATTCAATTCTTGGTCTCAACCAGTAAGTGCAGATGTTTTGCAACAATGGAAGCATCCAGATGACACCCATAAAAGTCAGTGGTTACAAGACCAGCAGGAGAATAATAATTTACCagaacaaaatattaaacaagatAATGCTGGTGCTAGTGTTTCAAATGATTGGCAACAAAATTCTGTGGCATCCTCTCATCATTCTTTACCCAATAtatctcgagtatcagaacctgGTATAgaacaagaagaaagaaaaaaatctatACCTTCTTTAATTTCTAATTCCATGATTTCTAAAGATTCCAATATCCAAGCAAAAACGAATATAAGTAAGCCACAAGTTCCTGATTCACGTCTTAACTTATCAACCACTCCTGAAACTATTTCAACTGTTACAAGTTGTGAAAGTGTTTCTATCCAGGAGAACAATGACTTCAATTTAGTAAATGATACATTAGAATGgggaagaaatatttcaacaGAAGAGTTACCTGCAAAACTAGAACAGTTGAATATTGGTAATAAGCAAAATAAACATTTAGAAAATCAAAGTGAACTATCGGAAGTGCATCCTATTATATCTGGAGAGGGATGGAATCAAAATACAGCTTCACAAAACAGTACTGTTCCTGGTAATATACCTGGCTTGCCTTCAGATTATGTTACATCTGGTGCAGAAAATTCTCATTCCATAGATTCTCAAGGTGCCATTAGTAAAGAGAATTCAACACACAATATATACCCAGCAACAAATATTAAGTCAACAGATAATATAGCACAAAGTGGATATGATCAATGGTACAATCAGAATACATTACCACGTTCCTTAGACAATACATGGTATTCAAAGGATCATGCTCGACCACCTAAAGAATGGAGTACTGAACAAACTGTAGAAAACTATGAAATTATTCAGCAGCCTTCAGAATTCGTAAATTTAGAAGTAGTTACTCCATCATTACAGGAACGCGATATATACGGCTCAAGAGATTCCATAAATAAGGAAACTTTAGATAACGACCCAAAACCAGTTATGAATCCCGCCAAAGAATTAACTAACGTGCGTGATTTCAGGCAAGAAGTGAATAATATTGAAGTACCCTCTACACAGCAGTTGACACGATCTCATCCACCTCTTCAGCCAGAACAG GTGCCGGATAATTATGAGTTTGCATCTAATGATAGAAACACGTTTTTGGAAACTGGAGAATTAACAGATTCCCATCAAGAGCATGAACCATCTCCACCAAGTCAAGATGATGAAAATGATGAAGTGCCTAATGATATTCCCTTTTTGCGAGAAGTACCAGGCCAATCGAGTTCCATAGATCCGCGTAGAAACGATCCAACAGGACAAGAACAAAACGTTCAATCTGTTCAAAGATTATCAGATCCAAGAAGGAATGATCCTTCTGGTCAGGAACAAGGCATTCAGCTAAGGAATATATCTGAAAGATCAGAACGTCGTGATGTTCCTTCTGGCCAAGAAAGAAGCGTTCCATTACTTTCACGAGCAGAGTCCGACCCGTTGGAACGTCGAAATGATCCGTCTGGCAGGGAACGTTCCTTACCTCCGCAACAGTCACGAAATGATCCTTCTGGAGAAGAAAGGCACCAACCTCAGCCTCAAATTATGCTGGAATCTAGCGAAACACGGGAAGTACCTGGCAGAGGCAATGATCCCGAAGACCCGAATCAACAGACAGATGAAGATCTTAGGCAAATACCAGGAGGTGCATCTCCCAATGAAGTTGCTCAGTCTTCGGATGACAGACCCAATGGACGAGTAGTTACGGGTTCTCAAGAAGTTCCTCTTACAGGCT CTACGATACAAGAGCAAACTAGCGATTTGAGAAATAAACGTGAAGAAGCCGTTGGCGCATCCATACGCGAGAGTCAAGGAATTTCCACTTCAACCCGTAGGGATTCGTACGAAGAGGATGATGAAGGTTCCGGGAATAGCAGAGACGATAGTAGAGAGAGACGTCGCGATAGTAGTTCGGAAAGACGACGATACGAGTATGAACGGAAGAATGCGTA TTACGATCGTGATCGTGAATTCGATGATGATTATTATTACGATCGTCGTCGTGGAGCAGAAAGCGATCGACCGTATAATGTGCGTGAcgatttcgatcgacgagaaattccttatAGAGAAGACGATCGTAAGCATCATAGTCGGGATGATTTAGATAGACATTCGAGAGAAGAGATGGATAGAAGAAGTAGAGGTAAAGATGATTTGGATGAAAGGGATGCCAGAAGGAGGCCAGATGATCGTAGAAGAGATAGAGTCGATGATGGTCGTCGTAGAGATAGAGAGGTTCGAGACTACGATTCACGATATTCTAGAGATCGAGATTATCTTGATCGTGATAGAAGAAGGGATGATAGAAGACCAAGACGATACGATGAATACGATATTAGAGATCCATATTATGACGATCCTTATAGCAGAGG ATCTAGACCATCCAGTAGGTCTTCCTATAACGACAGAGATCGAGCGTACTACATGCGAACGAGAGATCCCTATTATGGTTATAATG GGTATCCTGGATACGATTATGGTGTTCATTAcgccaataattactatgcatACATTGAAAATTTACGACGTACAAATCCTGCCGCTTATTCAGAATGGTATCACAAATATTATGCTAATCAACATCAACAGCAACATATTTCTCGCGGTGTTACCAATTATTCGGAGGATAGAGCGAGTGTTCATTCGGGGCGTAGTTCCTGCGATGAAAG GACGACTAGCGATAAACGAATTTTAGGTGATATGTCCCTACTAGAAGATTCAACGACTACTTCTGCACGAATGACACCGACTAAATTTTCCGTGTCTCATACATATG GATGTTTTTCTATTGGATCTCTGATATATGTACAACCGACTTATCCAACTGATGGTGAGAGAGCCAAAGTGGACATTTTTAGATTGGACAACCTACTTCTACATGACCCTATAGCCCGTGATTTACGGGCTCATCCTGGACCTTTAATTAA GGGTGTTACTCATAAGAAGACTATTATCGAATATTGcgaaactaaaattaaaaaagcAGCATCAAATGAAGAGTTGGTCGACCGCGCTTCGTATATACTTTTATATGAATTAATGATTATGTTAATTCAGCAAAATGGG AATGTCGTCGGTGTTGATATAGCAGCGTTATTGCTTAGAAACAAGGATGCATATCCTTACGATTTGAACAAACAAAAATCGCAGGATCTAGGAAGAAGAGAGTCGGTGATATCGCAAAGATCTGGAGTCGCAGGTGGGGATGGAATTCAGGATAATCAAGATAGTGCAGAAGTTtctgagaaaattgaaaataaaccaCGCAAAAGTATTGAACAAATTACAGACGAGTTTAGAAATACGCTACTTTACGGATTAGTTCAAGAAGCGTTAG AATATGCGATGAATGAAGGACTTTGGGGACATGCACTCTTTTTGGCTAGTAAATTAGACAAACGTACTCATGCATCTGTAATGACACGTTTTGCCAATAGTTTACCCTATCACGATCCATTACAAACTTTATACCAACTTCACTCTGGTCGTGTGCCCGCGGTTGTTACTGGTATATCAGATCCACGGTGGGACGATTGGAGACCTCATTTAGCTATGATTATATCGAACACTTCCGCTAATCCGGAAATAAAtcgtcgttcgattacaactcTCGGGGATACGCTTTCCGCGCGAGGAGATATCCATGCTGCTCATTTTTGTTACATACTTGCACAAATTGACTTCGGTGCTTATGGAGCAAATAATGTGAAACTCGTATTGATTGGTGCAAATCATCATAAACCATACAGTGCATTCCTTACGACGGAGGCCGTCATGCTcacagaaatatatgaatacgcTAGAAATCTTAGCGAGCCAGGATTTACATTGGTGGATCTTCAAACTTTTAAATTCGATTTGGTAACAAAAATGGTGGATCATGGATTGATAGAGAAAGCTTTATTGTATATAGAGCAAATTGCAGTGAATATTGTGAATGAACCATCGAAATATAAAAGATCGTTCATCGGTGCGGTATATAATTTGGGAGACAGGATTAAATATCATGATCCAGTTTATAAAGATTCGACCGATGAAGCTATAACTTTAACTTGGTTCAATAATCTAGCTGAGATAGTTGGTAAATACCAT GCAGGAGAAATTGTCGAAAACGATACTTACGGCTCACAAATGAAAATGGAGTCGCATAACAACTTGCAAAATGTAGAAATGTACGAGATaaaacagcagcaacagcaacagcagcagcagcagcaacaacagcagcagcagcaaccacagcaacagcagcaacaacaaaaaccaccaccaccacaacAATGGAACCCAGTTCAGCCTGAATACAGAGAAGGTCCAGCGTCAATGATGGAAGTAACCTCGACTGATGTACAGTCAGAATGGCAGCCATCATCTTTGCCACCTACTATACTGGATACGTACGATCAAAACATGCAATATACAAGAAATAATGATGAATCTTGTCAATATCAACAACCACAACAGCAAGATTACTGGAATCAAGAGCCCTATTACCAGAATAATTATGGAAAAAATGATAGTACCGTCACAAACTGGCAACAGCAGTCAACTCATGCAATGTATTCCTCAGAACAAAGTGACATCGATCATTCTCAGCAACAGGAAAAGTGGAACTATGAG AGgagtatatgtgtatatttaagTGCCGTAATGAATCATACAATACATGTAAGAATAACACTTTtttcacctttttcttga